From Sphingomonas hengshuiensis, one genomic window encodes:
- a CDS encoding DUF4126 family protein: MLRALLIGLVAGARSMTPLAMVANAARTGTLPTDNGAPRWLGHPLVSLGTMALATYELAGDKQKSAPDRIIPPAIFVRSLNAAFAGMALSPRCDRIAGAAVAGAAAVLASYASFALRMRAMRDHGQTSTGFVEDAIVLAAATAAVRAPLPAVPAPTRALSEPQ; this comes from the coding sequence ATGCTTCGCGCCCTCCTGATCGGCCTCGTCGCCGGTGCCCGTTCGATGACTCCCCTCGCCATGGTCGCCAATGCCGCGCGCACCGGCACGCTGCCCACCGACAATGGCGCCCCGCGCTGGCTGGGGCATCCGCTGGTGTCGCTCGGTACGATGGCGCTCGCGACCTATGAGCTGGCGGGCGACAAGCAGAAGAGTGCGCCCGACCGGATCATTCCGCCCGCCATCTTCGTGCGCAGCCTGAACGCCGCATTCGCCGGCATGGCGCTGTCCCCGCGCTGCGATCGCATCGCCGGGGCAGCAGTGGCGGGGGCGGCGGCGGTGCTCGCCTCCTACGCCAGCTTCGCGCTGCGGATGCGGGCGATGCGCGACCATGGCCAGACGTCCACCGGCTTCGTCGAGGACGCGATCGTGCTGGCGGCAGCGACTGCGGCAGTCCGCGCGCCTCTGCCGGCCGTCCCCGCGCCGACGCGGGCACTTTCCGAGCCGCAGTAA